A genomic stretch from Centroberyx gerrardi isolate f3 chromosome 10, fCenGer3.hap1.cur.20231027, whole genome shotgun sequence includes:
- the esyt3 gene encoding extended synaptotagmin-3: MSSVGQMLPSGPVEGGRPGESSTAQGSTEKLSPSAVNQILMEFLAYCGKAIVVFYPVYLTGYLGLSISWVLLCMMMLTWWKKNRKWKDVRIGTAIEFVDNETHVINKELSNALNMATWVHFPDVEKVDWVNKVLEQAWPFFGMFMEKLLKENIQPSIRLSSPALKTFTFTKVHLGHIPLRITGMKVYTHEVDKREVVMDMNISYDGDVDIDTEVKSPITAGVKGLQLQGMLRVILEPLIGQAPLVGGVTFFFIRRPTLQINWTGMTNLLDTPAFSQLSEGAIMDIIASLMVLPNRMCIPLIDQVKVDQMRFPLPRGVVRVHLLEARDLPAKDTYMMGMVKGKSDPYVVLRAGNNQFKSKTIKENLNPQWNEVYEFVVHEAPGQELELELFDEDTDKDDFLGRYHLDFGEVKREKEMDQWFPLEGVPNGEVHMKLQWLSLQTDQTLLKESTDSCACAMLAVYLDNASNIPKDNSEFTHNQKHGKHSKEARLTRRTANPNSFVEFSIDEQVQKSKVVYASKDPVWEEGFTFFVHNVKNQQLSVQVKEHEKKTVLGVLNLPLVRLLSTSNMTLDQRFLLERSGASSQIKMKATLRILTLEKPPPKIILDPPPQPKPQTLQTNQGSSASAATPSLSTASSPSPPSNTVPAQASSPIPAADSTNGFHGDYAPQRRSSFLASEGRRTPAGTPHMRRFDSHSLLSDNSIASSRFDLSEGTPYPVAIMNHQGSFGEIQLTLRYATLRNKLIILVNSCRNLFPCNENGSDSYVRLYLLPDQSWRHRMRTHVKKRTINPIFNEKFEVSVSLEEAETRKLDVAVKNNRMFHTRERKEIGMVLIDLSQLDLAKGVTEWYELTLPGLKKSN, from the exons ATGTCATCCGTCGGCCAGATGCTTCCAAGCGGCCCGGTGGAGGGAGGGCGCCCCGGCGAGAGCTCCACTGCTCAGGGCAGCACGGAGAAGTTGAGCCCGTCCGCGGTCAATCAGATCCTCATGGAGTTCCTGGCATACTGTGGGAAGGCGATAGTGGTCTTCTATCCCGTGTATCTGACGGGATACCTCGGCCTCAGTATCAGCTGGGTGCTGCTGTGCATGATGATGCTCACCTGGTGGAAGAAAAATCGCAAGTGGAAAGACGTCCGGATCGGAACCGCCATTGAATTTGTGGATAATGAAACACACGTGATCAACAAGGAGCTGAGTAACGCGTTGAATATGGCAACTTGG gTCCACTTCCCTGATGTTGAGAAAGTTGACTGGGTTAACAAG GTGTTGGAGCAAGCTTGGCCTTTCTTTGGAATGTTCATGGAGAAGCTCCTTAAAGAAAACATCCAGCCGTCCATCAGGCTCTCTAGCCCCGCCCTcaaaactttcacttttaccaaggtCCACTTAGGACACATA CCTCTCAGGATCACTGGAATGAAAGTGTACACCCACGAAGTGGATAAGAGGGAAGTGGTTATGGACATGAATATAAG TTATGACGGTGACGTGGACATCGACACGGAGGTGAAGTCACCTATCACAGCTGGTGTCAAAGGACTTCAG CTACAAGGGATGCTGAGGGTCATTCTGGAGCCTCTCATTGGTCAAGCCCCACTGGTGGGAGGAGTCACCTTTTTTTTCATTCGCCGCCCC ACCCTGCAGATCAACTGGACCGGCATGACCAACCTCTTGGACACTCCTGCTTTCAG TCAGCTCTCTGAAGGGGCCATCATGGACATCATTGCCTCTCTCATGGTGCTGCCCAACCGCATGTGTATTCCCCTCATAGACCAGGTCAAAGTGGACCAGATGCGATTCCCACTACCTCGT GGGGTGGTGAGGGTCCACCTGCTGGAGGCCAGAGACCTGCCTGCCAAGGATACGTACATGATGGGCATGGTGAAGGGCAAATCAGACCCATATGTGGTGCTCAGAGCTGGCAACAATCAGTTCAAAAGCAAGACTATCAAAGAGAATCTGAACCCGCAATGGAACGAAGTGTATGAG TTTGTGGTCCATGAGGCCCCAGGACAAGAGTTGGAGTTGGAGCTATTTGACGAGGACACAGACAAAGACGACTTCCTTGGGAG GTATCACCTTGATTTCggagaggtgaagagggagaaagagatggatcAG TGGTTTCCTCTGGAAGGGGTCCCGAATGGAGAAGTTCATATGAAACTGCAGTGGCTTTCCCTCCAGACTGACCAGACCCTGCTGAAGGAG TCTACCGATAGCTGTGCTTGCGCTATGCTTGCAGTGTATCTGGACAATGCCTCAAACATACCA AAGGACAACAGTGAGTTCACCCACAATCAGAAACACGGGAAGCACTCAAAGGAAGCCAGG CTCACAAGGAGAACCGCCAATCCTAACTCATTTGTGGAATTCTCCATCGATGAACAAGTTCAGAAAAGCAAG GTTGTGTACGCGTCTAAAGACCCGGTGTGGGAGGAAGGCTTCACCTTCTTTGTGCATAATGTCAAGAACCAGCAGCTCAGTGTTCAG GTCAAAGAGCATGAGAAGAAGACTGTGCTGGGTGTCCTCAACCTGCCCCTGGTTCGCCTCCTCAGCACCTCCAACATGACGCTGGACCAGCGCTTCCTGCTGGAGCGCTCTGGAGCCAGCAGCCAGATCAAGATGAAGGCCACTCTCAGG ATTCTTACCCTGGAAAAGCCCCCACCCAAGATCATCCTCGATCCTCCTCCGCAACCCAAACCACAAACACTTCAGACCAACCAAGGAAGCAGCGCCTCCGCAGCCACTCCCTCGCTCTCTACCgcctcttctccatctcctccctccaaCACCGTCCCTGCCCAAGCCTCATCTCCAATCCCGGCCGCTGATTCCACCAACGGCTTTCATGGAGACTACGCACCCCAGCGCCGCAGCTCCTTCCTGGCCTCCGAAGGCCGGCGGACACCTGCTGGCACTCCGCACATGCGTCGGTTCGACTCCCACAGCCTGCTGTCAGACAACTCCATCGCCTCGTCGCGCTTCGACCTTTCAGAGGGAACTCCCTACCCAGT GGCCATCATGAACCATCAGGGGTCGTTTGGGGAGATCCAGCTGACCCTGCGCTACGCCACCCTGAGGAACAAGCTTATCATCCTGGTCAACTCCTGCAG GAACCTGTTCCCCTGCAATGAGAACGGCTCAGATTCCTACGTCCGTCTCTACTTGCTCCCTGACCAATCCTGGAGACACCGCATGAGGACTCATGTCAAAAAGAGGACGATCAACCCTATCTTCAACGAAAA GTTTGAGGTTTCTGTGTCACTTGAAGAGGCAGAAACCAGGAAGTTGGATGTGGCGGTGAAAAACAACAGGATGTTCCACACacgggagagaaaggagattgGCATG GTCCTGATAGATCTTTCCCAGCTGGACCTGGCCAAAGGCGTCACAGAATG gTATGAGCTCACACTACCTGGGCTGAAGAAATCCAACTAG